One Arachis hypogaea cultivar Tifrunner chromosome 18, arahy.Tifrunner.gnm2.J5K5, whole genome shotgun sequence genomic window, GCGATACAGCAAAAGGCACAACCACAGCGCTTCCCGAGATCTGAGTCATCAGCATGACTTGGACGAAGATTGGCGACACCGAGAAACCAAACGCACGAGAAATGACCACACGATAATAGGAGCCACACCTTTCACAGAAAGGATCCTGAAAGCAAAACTCCCCAAAGGTTTCGAGAAACCCACCGACATGAAGTACGAAGGAACTAAAGATCCCCAAGAacatctaacggccttcgaggccaggatgaacctagaaggagcggCTGACGCAGTCCGATGCAGGGCCTTCCCGGTGACCTTAGCCGGGCCAGCAATCAAGTGGTTTAACGCCCTCCCAAATGAATCTATAGCTGGTTTCCACGACATCACACGAAAGTTCATTGCACAGTTCACGACCAGAATCACTAAAGCTAAACACCCCATCAGCCTGCTAGGGGTCACACAAAAACAAGACGAATCCACAAgaaaatacctcgaccgcttcaacgaGGAATGCCTAACGGTCGACGGGCTTACGGATTCAGTCGAAAGCCTTTGCTTAACCAACGGGCTCATGAACAAAGACTTTCgaaaacacctcaccaccaaacCCATGTGGACCATGCAGAAGATCCAAAACGTCGCCAAAGACTACATAAATGACGAAGAGGTCAGCCAGGTCGTCCCTACCAACAAGCGGCAACACAACCACGCCCAACACGGCAACCCGGCACCACGACATAACCTACCACCCAGAGAAAATCAAAGGGACCACCCCAAACTAACAAACACAAACCGACCACCAAGAATCGGCAAAATCTCTAATTACACGCCCCTGACAGCACCAATTACCAagatataccaccaaatagccGATCGAGGCATCATACCGAAAGCCCGACAGCTCAAAGAAAGAACGGGAGGCAACAAAACCCTTTACTGTGACTACCACCGAGGTTACGGGCACAGGACACAAGACTGTTTCGACCTTAAAGATGCCCTCGAAcaagccatacgagacggcaaGCTCCTAGAGTTcgccaaaatcatcagagaaccaaaACGTGCGGAGAGAGATAGGTTGCCAGAAAGAGAAGGGCGCAACCCAAGTACCCAAAAACAAACCCCTAGGGAAAGCCTAGGGGAAGACCCAACCATCATAGTAAGCGTCATCACAGGCAAAGACGTATCAGGAAAGTCAAAATCAACTCTGAAAAAAGATCTCAAAGTGATGGCCGTCAGAAACCAAACCCCaactgatgcgcataaacttgttatgctacgatttaggaaattgcacgatcggcaaaattccttccggcaagtgcaccggttatcgtcaagtaaaaactcacaatagagtgaggtcgaatcccacaaggattggttgagtgagcaattcggattagaagtatgttctagttgagcggaatcaagatttagatgagaattgcggaatgtaaaattgcatgaattaaagagcgagaagctaaattgctgaaattaaaagggatgggggtgattgcatgaatttaattgcagaatgtaaagagaagtggtaaatcagaaatggggagttcattgggtgttaggagatattgagatctccgaatcaaaacaacttttatcccttcctcaaccaatgcattcattgaattttgcttggcaatcttatatgattggatcccaatcccttggctcaccaattctctctaaaaacaaacaaattcccaatcccttggtttaaatgttcataagaagagatgatgctcgatcactgattataccacacagtttcatgaaccacaatttggtaggattacatgtcacaatatccatccaaaccccaatccaattcactgtgagaaagcttctctagcatgaatcctccattcctttcccaaggttccgaaggattccaattatgggcagtttctttcccaagacaactacccaatggaattagatcgagaagctttctaacaaaattcaagagaaaagattgaagaagaagataaaactattattgattcattgaattacaatagagctccctaacccaatgaaaggggtttagtgagtcatagctctgaattcaattacaaaactaaaggaaaatgatccaaagttctctgTGCGTAAAAACTTCCCCCTCAGGGgatggattccccttcaatcccccccgtctctcaaatgcagaaactaaggcctttaaataggctccctaaattacaaaatgaaaatgaaattcaaagcaaattacaatcaaatgaaaataaactattctagatgattcttgtggccttgatttggtgttgttgatgggccttgcttgcttgaagggtagagtgacataattgatccaaaaaggataatgatccattaaactacactcaaacgttgcacccccctttcttgagtcgtcactttgttctcttgtcaaccttgccaatttgatgccaaatatagactattatacctcgttggaaagctatggatgtcagctttctaacgcaactggaagcacctcaattggatctctatagctcaagttatgcttgattgaaggcgacaaggttgctggttggtttgacagcgtttaagccaacgtttaagtcacttaaacgtgctcgaaaatgccaattttgggagctcagttgcattgtccaccccatacttctatgcatcgttggaaagctctggatgtctactttccaatgtaactggaagcgcatcatttggagttctacaactcgagttatactccatggaaggtgaagaggtcagctggcctgattgcatgttggtactatgctcttctatgcacattacggggctgttttctccctcaatttttagtatccacaaTGCATgctatatatgcttggaaagctctagatgtcttctttccaatgcattttgaatcacctcatttggagttttgtagctcaagttatttatgtttgaagaaggcatggtcaagctgtttcatataacacgtttaagctccagtttaagcttaaactggagcttaaacgctggcactccctggaggcacaagctcgagcacgtttaagcttcagtttaaggttaaactgaagcttaaacgtggaaatgagaaagcaaccctggaggagaaaaaatagtcgaacacgtttaagctccagtttaaggttaaactggagcttaaacgtggaaatgctccctggtgcatttctaattctggcgtttaacttccagtttaaggttaaactggaggttaaacgccactttcagcatttccttagctctcatggttttggcgtttaagctccagtttaagcttaaactggaacttaaactccatatgtgatattcaagcttcctttattgattttgttgcttccttgcctagcctcttcttccctgaaatcatccaaacaactgcatcaaagtcttgcaaaatttcatgagaaatctttcattcatagcattcaaggaatataactaaaaactcatggaatttgcatcaaaatcttcatgtttgaatgatttaagaccagcatgactatttggcccaaatgattacttaaggctcaagaaaatgcataaaacaactaaaaataacagaaaaatgctagtgaaactagcctaagatgccttggcatcacaacaccaaacttaatacttgcttgtccctaagcaagtcctgagttacttgagaagaaagtatgaaacagaaagcaattacattggctatattagtaagcacttgaagttcatcagaagggttttatgcagaaagtttcagcatcactttttcattcttatcaagtaagattatcactttttcattgcatccatcaaacactgctatggccccttgttattcttatgtccttggcacttttctcttctttgtttttctttttcttagagctcctttgctccttgtttgctcagtgtcatgtgttgcacaagcctttggcattttttttttcttatcagtgcactacacatatccactacaggcattttagttcacatttcttcttgagacattggtgcccagcacctctttgtgtgactaaatgttttgtatttagcttgctcttgataatggacttttggttgataatcccgggttagttaacccaagttaccaagtgttgaaacactcctcagaacctattcatccaagcatatccttaatacataaacaccacaggcatttgtctcagaagttcaaaccattggtgcctagcttattttctcaatttttttgcttttttggttgccctttttcagtggctttttcttcttctttttctttctttttcat contains:
- the LOC140181392 gene encoding uncharacterized protein — encoded protein: MKYEGTKDPQEHLTAFEARMNLEGAADAVRCRAFPVTLAGPAIKWFNALPNESIAGFHDITRKFIAQFTTRITKAKHPISLLGVTQKQDESTRKYLDRFNEECLTVDGLTDSVESLCLTNGLMNKDFRKHLTTKPMWTMQKIQNVAKDYINDEEVSQVVPTNKRQHNHAQHGNPAPRHNLPPRENQRDHPKLTNTNRPPRIGKISNYTPLTAPITKIYHQIADRGIIPKARQLKERTGGNKTLYCDYHRGYGHRTQDCFDLKDALEQAIRDGKLLEFAKIIREPKRAERDRLPEREGRNPNCQHGTSAEDAPFVISARIGTVLVRRILVDTSADSNILFRGAFDKLGLHNDNRQTHRNGVTGLGDNFLKPDGSITLSVIIGTGNQKKTILSEFVVLKDSTTYNVILGRKVINDLSAVIFTKYLLMKFRTEDGSIGTIHGDREVAVECDNTSLALRKKSRDAVGIFLADLDARQDGQPRPEPEGDTEKLQIGPTKEEYTFINRNLPYDLKEDLPNS